DNA from Pseudomonas mendocina:
ATCGACCCATTTCAGGCTCATGATGATACTTCCTGATCAGTGCGGCGCTTCAGCTGCATGGTTAAGCGAATATTTCGGAATCTCGACGGTGATGTCTTCTTCACCAACGATGGCCTGACAAGCCAGGCGCGATTGAGCTTCGAGGCCCCACGCCTTGTCCAGGTAGTCCTCTTCCAACTCATCCGCCTCGTTCAACGAATCGAAACCTTCACGGACGATGCAGTGGCACGTGGTGCAGGCACACACACCACCGCAGGCACTTTCCATCTCGATATGGTGCTCGTGCGCCAACTCAAGAATCGAGATACCCGGCTCTGCCTCGACTACCAGGCCTTCCGGGCAAAATCTCTCGTGGGGCAGAAAAATCACCTGCGGCATCAGTTATTCCTCGATCTCATTCAGATTGCGCCCGGCCAGCGCGGCTTTCACGGTGGAGTCCAGACGACGAGCAGCAAAGGCATCGGTGACCTGCGACAGGCGCTTGGTCTGCCGCTCGATGGCAAGTCCATCGTTACCAGCGAGCAAATCACGCAGCTCCTGCACTTGCAGCTCGATGACCTCGCGCTCCTCGGCATCCAGCAAACGCTCGCCATCGACCTGCAATGCAGCCTCGACAGCCTCGATCAGACGCTGAGCATCGACCTGCTGCTCACGCAGAACCCGCGCAACCTTATCGTCTCCAGCATTCTGGAAGGAATCCTGCAGCATGCGGGCGATTTCGCC
Protein-coding regions in this window:
- the fdx gene encoding ISC system 2Fe-2S type ferredoxin, translating into MPQVIFLPHERFCPEGLVVEAEPGISILELAHEHHIEMESACGGVCACTTCHCIVREGFDSLNEADELEEDYLDKAWGLEAQSRLACQAIVGEEDITVEIPKYSLNHAAEAPH